From a single Lolium rigidum isolate FL_2022 chromosome 7, APGP_CSIRO_Lrig_0.1, whole genome shotgun sequence genomic region:
- the LOC124673397 gene encoding uncharacterized protein LOC124673397: MAAGALELWNHGSMQILVLLSLGLQFVLFAFAGIRRREDAPVRRFLLWLAYLLADSTAVYAVGHLSFSSTVREHQLVVFWAPFLLMHLGGPDNITAYALQDNQLWLRHLQILVVQVLGAAYVLKKNLPGSGGGDLLRLASFLMFGLGVVKYGERTWALKCATLESIGVSVKTQPLAIHNHFHPQDKVSDEEFLVRRAHSLFHICKRAIVDSSVIEKDVVEGHEEYTTKMMHNVELWALMEIELSLMYDVLYTKAAVAHTLLGYLVRVVSPLTAAASLLMFQFTAKQGYNRADIAITYILMGGAVFMETTSLVNALASSWTFAFLSRTRWQWLQYGALCNERWDRLRRVVVTLHQLVMGGGSRYASRRWSYTIGQYNMLHFCTRPASTPFTSPLLGRLAKKFGPSEWWNTKHYSASADLPVYIRRSISNYMRRLYSKGQFNTGLLRKKWGEDPLHLRGLYGEGILKHSLGVEFQEGIIIWHIGTEAYLAKSQRAKAEGAAEHVHAIRVLSDYMMFLLVDRPYMLPGQPQKRIYQRICEKLVAMRSLNSKYDLRNGMVRNLFRLRDPPNSKTSRVDEREELANILYNEYENHEFSHTAPRLIHAARLAKELLEKERGGMPDTLDLVLEVWMDILVYAGNKCSRNSHAQKLNSGGEMTTILWLMAEHLYQASL, from the coding sequence ATGGCTGCGGGGGCACTGGAGCTGTGGAACCATGGGTCGATGCAGATCCTGGTCCTCCTCAGCCTCGGGCTCCAGTTCGTTCTCTTCGCCTTTGCTGGGATCCGGCGGCGTGAAGATGCGCCCGTTCGAAGGTTCCTCCTCTGGCTAGCGTACCTCTTGGCCGACTCCACCGCCGTATATGCTGTCGGGCACCTGTCCTTCAGCAGCACTGTGCGTGAGCATCAGCTCGTGGTGTTCTGGGCGCCGTTCCTCCTGATGCACCTCGGCGGCCCGGACAACATCACCGCCTATGCGCTCCAGGACAATCAGCTCTGGCTCCGCCACCTGCAAATCCTCGTTGTGCAGGTCCTTGGGGCAGCCTACGTCCTCAAGAAGAACCTcccaggcagcggcggcggggattTGCTACGGCTCGCCTCCTTCCTCATGTTCGGCCTCGGCGTTGTCAAGTACGGGGAGAGGACGTGGGCGCTAAAGTGCGCCACCCTGGAGAGCATAGGCGTCTCCGTCAAGACGCAACCACTAGCCATCCACAACCATTTCCACCCCCAGGACAAGGTGTCGGACGAGGAGTTCCTGGTGCGACGAGCGCACTCGCTGTTCCATATCTGCAAGCGCGCCATCGTCGACTCTTCGGTGATCGAGAAGGATGTCGTCGAGGGACACGAAGAGTACACAACCAAGATGATGCACAATGTGGAGCTCTGGGCGCTGATGGAGATCGAGCTCTCCCTCATGTACGACGTCCTGTACACCAAGGCGGCCGTGGCCCATACCTTGTTGGGCTACCTCGTACGTGTCGTCTCGCCACTCACCGCCGCAGCGTCACTTCTCATGTTCCAGTTCACCGCGAAGCAAGGCTATAATAGAGCCGACATCGCCATAACCTACATCTTGATGGGTGGTGCGGTGTTCATGGAGACGACGTCGCTCGTGAACGCCTTGGCGTCTTCATGGACGTTTGCGTTCCTCAGCAGAACCAGGTGGCAATGGCTACAGTATGGAGCCCTGTGCAATGAGAGATGGGACAGGCTTCGGCGTGTGGTTGTGACACTTCACCAGCTTGTCATGGGAGGAGGCAGCAGGTACGCATCACGGAGGTGGTCATACACCATCGGGCAGTACAATATGTTGCACTTCTGCACTCGCCCTGCTAGCACGCCGTTCACCAGCCCTCTGCTGGGGAGGCTGGCCAAGAAGTTCGGACCCAGCGAGTGGTGGAACACGAAACACTACTCAGCGAGCGCTGACCTGCCGGTCTATATCAGGCGTTCTATCTCGAACTATATGAGACGGCTTTATAGCAAGGGACAGTTCAACACTGGCTTGCTCAGAAAGAAGTGGGGCGAGGACCCACTCCACCTCCGCGGGCTCTATGGAGAAGGCATCCTTAAGCACTCCCTCGGCGTCGAGTTCCAGGAGGGCATCATCATCTGGCACATCGGCACCGAAGCTTACCTGGCCAAGAGCCAGAGAGCCAAGGCCGAGGGTGCGGCCGAGCATGTGCATGCCATCAGGGTTCTGTCCGACTACATGATGTTCCTGCTGGTGGATCGCCCGTACATGCTGCCAGGCCAGCcccagaagaggatctaccaacGGATATGCGAGAAACTGGTCGCCATGCGATCACTTAATTCTAAGTACGATCTTCGCAATGGTATGGTGAGGAATCTATTCCGCCTGCGCGACCCACCAAACTCCAAAACCTCCAGAGTTGACGAGAGAGAGGAGCTCGCAAACATCCTGTACAATGAGTACGAGAATCACGAGTTCAGCCACACCGCCCCTCGTCTCATTCACGCGGCACGACTAGCCAAGGAGCTGCTGGAGAAGGAGAGAGGTGGCATGCCCGATACCTTGGACCTTGTGCTTGAGGTGTGGATGGACATTCTCGTCTACGCGGGCAACAAGTGCAGCAGGAATTCCCATGCCCAGAAGCTCAACAGTGGTGGAGAGATGACCACCATCCTGTGGCTTATGGCAGAACACCTCTACCAAGCGTCTCTCTAG